The following coding sequences lie in one Ictalurus furcatus strain D&B chromosome 7, Billie_1.0, whole genome shotgun sequence genomic window:
- the LOC128610709 gene encoding cornifelin homolog codes for MATSMVIEQPKPVVISPQIEQWSTNLCECDSICDCCMAFWCYPCFNCITARDHGECLCLPLLECWGLIPPITMAMRVSTRLTYGIEDTLCNDCVYACCCGPCSWCQIRREMKARNHPVTSFRRNR; via the exons ATGGCGACCAGTATGGTCATTGAACAGCCCAAGCCGGTCGTGATCTCTCCACAAATTGAACAGTGGTCCACCAACCTCTGTGAGTGTGACAGCATCTGTGACT GTTGCATGGCATTCTGGTGTTACCCCTGCTTCAACTGCATCACAGCCAGGGACCACGGAGAGTGTTTGTGTCTACCTCTGCTAGAGTGCTGGGGACTCATCCCACCCATTACCATGGCCATGAGAGTGTCCACTAGACTCACCTATGGAATTGAG GACACCTTATGCAATGACTGCGTGTATGCCTGCTGCTGTGGCCCGTGCTCCTGGTGCCAAATAAGACGTGAGATGAAGGCTCGTAACCATCCTGTCACAAGCTTCCGGAGAAATAGATAA
- the ugt5g1 gene encoding UDP glucuronosyltransferase 5 family, polypeptide G1 isoform X1: MIICIPHDYDMLMRDHIIQVNLDLMLHRACRRVTWKQSACSFWNMEVNANRLLFFSCLLVVTGYCNGGRILVFPEDGSHWVNMQVILKELHAHGHSLTVVHSSRSWYIHDRSSLYTFISVNLTSTEDASRGIFETLLERSLSLRRMTPILRFFEQQKDVMTMLKIFHGVTLSIISTILDDSALIGKLQDSKFDLMLTDPAFPAGVLLAHYLHLPLVYNVRWLNAGDAHMAIAPSTPSYVPMYNSLFSDRMDFLQRTENFLRYMVSLLQEQFVILPIYEELLKRHFPPGSDLLSMQRSADIWLMRVDFIFEYPRPSMPNVVYIGGFQCRPAEPIVTELEEFMQSSGEHGVVVMSLGVMVTALPKHITEAIAAAFAKIPQKVIWRYVGDRPSSLGSNTLLLEWLPQNNLLGHPKTCAFVSHGGTNGIYEAIYHGIPVLLLPLLFDQFDNAIRLETRGAARVLEVSTLTSKEFLEALKDVIKNPSYKSNMQELSELHRDQPFSPLDSATFWIEYVIRHKGAQHLYSEGSSLPWYSYHNLDVVGFLLVIILAVLWASVYLVKFLCCTPYRKQKVE, translated from the exons ATGATCATTTGCATTCCACATGATTACGACATGTTAATGCGTGACCACATAATCCAGGTCAATTTGGATCTCATGTTACACAGAGCCTGCAGACGGGTGACTTGGAAACAGTCTGCCTGCT CTTTCTGGAACATGGAAGTGAATGCAAATCGGCTACTCTTCTTCTCCTGCCTACTTGTTGTGACTGGCTATTGCAATGGTGGTCGAATCTTAGTGTTTCCAGAAGATGGCAGCCACTGGGTGAATATGCAGGTCATACTCAAGGAGTTGCATGCCCACGGACACAGTCTGACAGTGGTACATTCTTCCAGAAGCTGGTATATTCATGACAGATCTTCTCTCTACACATTCATTAGTGTTAACCTCACTAGCACAGAAGATGCTAGCAGGGGGATATTTGAGACCTTGTTAGAGCGGTCACTGTCTTTACGTAGGATGACACCAATCCTGCGCTTTTTTGAACAGCAGAAGGATGTGATGACCATGTTGAAGATATTCCACGGTGTAACCCTTAGTATTATCTCTACCATATTGGATGACTCAGCACTGATTGGAAAACTGCAAGATTCTAAGTTTGACCTAATGCTCACTGACCCTGCTTTCCCTGCTGGGGTTCTCCTGGCCCACTATCTCCATTTACCCTTGGTGTATAATGTACGCTGGCTCAATGCAGGAGATGCACATATGGCCATTGCTCCATCGACACCATCTTATGTTCCGATGTACAACTCATTGTTTAGTGACAGGATGGACTTCCTGCAGAGGACCGAGAACTTCCTTCGATATATGGTCAGCCTCCTCCAGGAGCAATTTGTTATCCTCCCCATTTATGAAGAATTGCTCAAGAGGCACTTTCCACCAGGATCAGATCTTCTCAGCATGCAGCGCTCAGCAGATATTTGGTTGATGCGTGTTGACTTTATTTTTGAGTACCCACGCCCTAGCATGCCTAATGTAGTCTACATAGGTGGGTTCCAGTGTCGCCCGGCTGAACCCATTGTTACAGAGCTGGAGGAGTTTATGCAGAGTTCTGGGGAGCATGGTGTGGTGGTTATGTCCCTGGGAGTCATGGTCACCGCCCTTCCCAAACATATCACAGAAGCCATTGCAGCTGCCTTTGCTAAGATACCTCAAAAAGTTATATGGAGGTATGTGGGTGATCGACCTTCATCTCTGGGTAGCAACACGTTGCTTCTTGAATGGCTTCCTCAAAATAACCTCCTGGGGCACCCAAAAACATGTGCATTTGTGTCTCATGGTGGCACCAATGGCATCTACGAAGCTATCTACCATGGGATTCCTGTGTTGCTTCTGCCACTTCTCTTTGATCAGTTTGACAATGCAATTAGACTGGAAACCCGAGGTGCAGCCCGTGTGCTTGAGGTCAGCACGTTGACTTCTAAAGAATTCCTTGAAGCCCTCAAGGATGTCATTAAGAATCCATCTTACAAAAGCAACATGCAGGAACTCTCAGAGCTTCACCGTGATCAGCCCTTTTCTCCTCTAGACAGTGCTACTTTCTGGATTGAGTATGTCATCAGGCACAAAGGAGCTCAACACTTGTACTCAGAAGGAAGCAGTCTTCCTTGGTACTCCTACCACAATCTAGATGTCGTAGGTTTTCTGTTGGTAATAATTTTAGCTGTACTCTGGGCCTCAGTATATCTTGTTAAATTTCTTTGTTGTACGCCATACAGGAAGCAAAAGGTTGAGTGA
- the LOC128610778 gene encoding cornifelin homolog — translation MATKMVIQQPRPIAVTAASDQWTTSICECDSVNECCFSVWCFPCFACIVARDHGQCLCLPLLDMFGLIPPATLSMRVATRKRYGITDTICNDCVYAFFCGPCSWCQIRRELKARLHPVTLLNNRPMG, via the exons ATGGCTACCAAGATGGTCATCCAGCAGCCAAGGCCAATTGCAGTGACAGCTGCCTCGGACCAGTGGACCACCAGCATCTGCGAGTGTGATAGCGTCAATGAAT gctGTTTCTCGGTGTGGTGCTTTCCTTGCTTCGCCTGCATTGTAGCTCGAGATCATGGACAATGTCTCTGCCTCCCTCTGCTGGATATGTTCGGCCTCATCCCACCAGCCACACTGTCCATGAGGGTGGCAACACGCAAACGCTATGGGATTACA GACACTATTTGCAACGACTGCGTGTATGCTTTCTTCTGTGGCCCATGCAGCTGGTGTCAAATCAGGAGGGAGTTGAAGGCCAGACTTCATCCTGTTACCCTGCTGAACAACAGGCCAATGGGCTAA
- the si:dkey-165a24.9 gene encoding probable G-protein coupled receptor 132, with protein sequence MFMNLTNGSCHIPLETDRVGLTYIYSLAFSLGLPANLLSLWGLYQLGRSSGAGTQLVYILNLLLSDLLQLLTLPLWILYLQRDHRWPYGSIACQLVGYVFYVNVYASIAFLCLIAMDRCLAIVYPLSSRRVRNVRLSAFSGVVVWTLVFLFCLIGLYPSVFEPQEGLCLEHYPVTPRYAYFKIATVVLGFLMPCSILGCTSARIGITLHNSPSITDHERNKIVGTLTVITIIFIVVFGPYHMVGGYRFVALLLTEDQCALERSIYLYYRICYGLTSLNTLLDPLFYIFLCQNARLELQRSLPCLACSRRSEGP encoded by the exons ATGTTTATGA ACCTGACAAATGGAAGCTGCCACATTCCACTGGAGACAGATCGGGTTGGACTAACCTACATCTACAGCCTAGCTTTCTCTCTGGGTCTGCCAGCAAATCTGCTTTCACTGTGGGGACTTTACCAGCTGGGCCGCTCAAGCGGGGCTGGCACTCAGCTGGTTTATATCCTCAACCTCCTGCTCTCAGATCTTCTTCAACTGCTCACCTTGCCTCTGTGGATCCTCTATCTTCAGAGAGATCATCGCTGGCCCTATGGTTCCATCGCATGTCAGTTGGTGGGCTATGTCTTCTACGTGAACGTATATGCAAGCATCGCCTTTCTGTGTCTCATAGCAATGGACCGCTGTCTGGCCATTGTATACCCATTAAGCAGCCGTCGTGTGAGGAATGTACGGCTGTCTGCGTTCTCTGGAGTGGTCGTCTGGACTCTTGTGTTCCTGTTCTGTCTAATTGGTCTCTACCCATCTGTATTTGAGCCCCAGGAGGGTTTGTGTCTGGAGCACTATCCCGTCACTCCAAGATACGCATACTTTAAAATAGCCACAGTGGTCCTGGGTTTCCTGATGCCATGCTCTATACTTGG CTGCACTTCTGCCAGAATCGGGATAACACTCCACAACTCCCCCTCCATCACTGATCATGAGCGCAACAAAATTGTGGGCACCCTAACGGTCATCACCATCATTTTCATCGTGGTCTTCGGCCCCTATCACATGGTGGGCGGTTATAGATTCGTAGCGCTGCTTCTAACTGAAGACCAGTGTGCACTGGAACGCTCTATCTACCTGTACTACAGGATCTGCTACGGACTAACCAGTCTAAACACACTGTTAGATCCCCTCTTCTATATTTTCCTTTGTCAGAATGCTCGTCTTGAGCTCCAGAGATCTCTCCCCTGCCTTGCATGCTCACGTAGGTCTGAGGGTCCGTGA
- the ugt5g1 gene encoding UDP glucuronosyltransferase 5 family, polypeptide G1 isoform X2, with translation MEVNANRLLFFSCLLVVTGYCNGGRILVFPEDGSHWVNMQVILKELHAHGHSLTVVHSSRSWYIHDRSSLYTFISVNLTSTEDASRGIFETLLERSLSLRRMTPILRFFEQQKDVMTMLKIFHGVTLSIISTILDDSALIGKLQDSKFDLMLTDPAFPAGVLLAHYLHLPLVYNVRWLNAGDAHMAIAPSTPSYVPMYNSLFSDRMDFLQRTENFLRYMVSLLQEQFVILPIYEELLKRHFPPGSDLLSMQRSADIWLMRVDFIFEYPRPSMPNVVYIGGFQCRPAEPIVTELEEFMQSSGEHGVVVMSLGVMVTALPKHITEAIAAAFAKIPQKVIWRYVGDRPSSLGSNTLLLEWLPQNNLLGHPKTCAFVSHGGTNGIYEAIYHGIPVLLLPLLFDQFDNAIRLETRGAARVLEVSTLTSKEFLEALKDVIKNPSYKSNMQELSELHRDQPFSPLDSATFWIEYVIRHKGAQHLYSEGSSLPWYSYHNLDVVGFLLVIILAVLWASVYLVKFLCCTPYRKQKVE, from the coding sequence ATGGAAGTGAATGCAAATCGGCTACTCTTCTTCTCCTGCCTACTTGTTGTGACTGGCTATTGCAATGGTGGTCGAATCTTAGTGTTTCCAGAAGATGGCAGCCACTGGGTGAATATGCAGGTCATACTCAAGGAGTTGCATGCCCACGGACACAGTCTGACAGTGGTACATTCTTCCAGAAGCTGGTATATTCATGACAGATCTTCTCTCTACACATTCATTAGTGTTAACCTCACTAGCACAGAAGATGCTAGCAGGGGGATATTTGAGACCTTGTTAGAGCGGTCACTGTCTTTACGTAGGATGACACCAATCCTGCGCTTTTTTGAACAGCAGAAGGATGTGATGACCATGTTGAAGATATTCCACGGTGTAACCCTTAGTATTATCTCTACCATATTGGATGACTCAGCACTGATTGGAAAACTGCAAGATTCTAAGTTTGACCTAATGCTCACTGACCCTGCTTTCCCTGCTGGGGTTCTCCTGGCCCACTATCTCCATTTACCCTTGGTGTATAATGTACGCTGGCTCAATGCAGGAGATGCACATATGGCCATTGCTCCATCGACACCATCTTATGTTCCGATGTACAACTCATTGTTTAGTGACAGGATGGACTTCCTGCAGAGGACCGAGAACTTCCTTCGATATATGGTCAGCCTCCTCCAGGAGCAATTTGTTATCCTCCCCATTTATGAAGAATTGCTCAAGAGGCACTTTCCACCAGGATCAGATCTTCTCAGCATGCAGCGCTCAGCAGATATTTGGTTGATGCGTGTTGACTTTATTTTTGAGTACCCACGCCCTAGCATGCCTAATGTAGTCTACATAGGTGGGTTCCAGTGTCGCCCGGCTGAACCCATTGTTACAGAGCTGGAGGAGTTTATGCAGAGTTCTGGGGAGCATGGTGTGGTGGTTATGTCCCTGGGAGTCATGGTCACCGCCCTTCCCAAACATATCACAGAAGCCATTGCAGCTGCCTTTGCTAAGATACCTCAAAAAGTTATATGGAGGTATGTGGGTGATCGACCTTCATCTCTGGGTAGCAACACGTTGCTTCTTGAATGGCTTCCTCAAAATAACCTCCTGGGGCACCCAAAAACATGTGCATTTGTGTCTCATGGTGGCACCAATGGCATCTACGAAGCTATCTACCATGGGATTCCTGTGTTGCTTCTGCCACTTCTCTTTGATCAGTTTGACAATGCAATTAGACTGGAAACCCGAGGTGCAGCCCGTGTGCTTGAGGTCAGCACGTTGACTTCTAAAGAATTCCTTGAAGCCCTCAAGGATGTCATTAAGAATCCATCTTACAAAAGCAACATGCAGGAACTCTCAGAGCTTCACCGTGATCAGCCCTTTTCTCCTCTAGACAGTGCTACTTTCTGGATTGAGTATGTCATCAGGCACAAAGGAGCTCAACACTTGTACTCAGAAGGAAGCAGTCTTCCTTGGTACTCCTACCACAATCTAGATGTCGTAGGTTTTCTGTTGGTAATAATTTTAGCTGTACTCTGGGCCTCAGTATATCTTGTTAAATTTCTTTGTTGTACGCCATACAGGAAGCAAAAGGTTGAGTGA